One region of Carassius gibelio isolate Cgi1373 ecotype wild population from Czech Republic chromosome A1, carGib1.2-hapl.c, whole genome shotgun sequence genomic DNA includes:
- the LOC128015489 gene encoding ras-associated and pleckstrin homology domains-containing protein 1 isoform X4 yields the protein MEQVSDEELDHAAEEDSDKEDQDLDQMFGTWLGELDKLTQSLDDGRPEKMQKAPLRQETNLANFSYRFSMYNINEAINQGETVDLDALMADLCSIEQELSTIGKPMSKTSDGKSRQRPTGRSASTKNTGGGSSGGSTSSSTRASPASTVRAGSSQSRPLASNISLDDITAQLERASLSMDEAARQTSQSSSSSSSSYSSATLSHPTSHTHHRRTGSVGTVSDQEVHSIGHSSRSSINSASASSMDSLDIRGQETEVQSQNQNQSQTSTEHSYLDRETSLILKNIAGKPSHLLTKEEQAAKAKAEKIRVALEKIKEAQVKKLVIRVHMSDESSKTMMVDERQTVRQVLDSLLDKSHCGYSPDWALVETIPELQMERIFEDHENLVENLLNWTRDSQNKLMFIERIEKYALFKNPQNYLLGRKESSEMADRNKEALLEECFCGSSVSVPEIEGVLWLKEDGKKSWKKRYFLLRASGIYFVPKGKAKASRDLVCFLQLDHVNVYYGQEYRSKFKAPTDYCLVLKHPQIQKKSQYIKYLCCDDVRTLHQWVNGIRIAKYGKQLYVNYQEAMKRTEAAYDWSSLSSTSIKSETSSVSIPESQSHSSQADSGMSDGTSSSHARSQSVVSSIFSEAWKRGTQIEESTRTRPESIRSTHSSHSSHSSHRVPQQQLSHPQQQSHPYSVPLSHGSVNQAQTQAQVPPQATPAPQPPTPPPPPPPPPISNIPHHATPTVFAKYSTITRLQNATEATIHHKPQTVVQQQVPPVPLASKPQSNNVPPGANIPPPPPPPPPAPMPPPGSAMAVLKLGPPAPATVLQSYPPPSPSSPPPPSPIMPMQTQPLPLSPPIMPMQTQPLPPPPPIMPVQSQPLPPPPPIMSLQSQPLPPPPSIMSLQSQPLPPPPPIMPVQSQPLPPPPPIMPVHSQPLPPPPPIMPVQSQPLPPPPPIMPVHSQPLPPPPSIMPVQSQPLPSPQPLVPIQSQPLPPPQPIVPIQSQPFPPPPPPLQANGLSPPPPPFTVQATFISNGHNQVLAHKFPSVPQDVIPPANQIHYPPPPPPPPSAPTLPPQQHAAPNPPPPPPPPPPPSATMQLPIHPAVMPKTFTGGFPPLTAPKPSYGILPASPVAPSPQTPVPPPPPPPPPPLPNAPLKNQPPPTLPKQHSISKTRQTSSVPSLVKQLASQFPVASPATTNQTESQSHKAPQSPPAVKAKPKWQAVGQGQQQQRSPEFPLPPPESTLVFPSPATPTPPPPPPLPMSGSPIRKSPSGSSAGVKKPPLPPPESTLAFPSPPTPPPPPPPPPPLPMSGSTIRKSPSGSSAGVKKPPPTPQRNISAKYNASVDNQESCRNLVSKFNPSSASSTTTSNSSTSKDLSTSPRAPPKPGKLNLANLPLVLQNKLNQNHQSTADFPSPPPPENDIFPPPPQESDLPPPPPLPGDPNGLSPKVAVVNPQPQSTWGKSSMKKTQPQASVHCNNTFRQSPSLSPPSIQGGPVPPSSKGTTQPNFFEDLNKTLKRKSLRVSGDKVDPLTTMDDMALPPPPPELLHDQLRHSGSGFMSGNISGYATLRRGPPPAPPKRDHSTKLTN from the exons ATGGAGCAGGTATCAGATGAAGAGTTGGACCATGCTGCTGAGGAAGACAGTGATAAGGAGGACCAGGATCTGGACCAGATGTTTGGCACCTGGTTGGGAGAACTGGACAAACTCACACAG AGTTTGGATGATGGGCGTCCAGAGAAAATGCAGAAAGCTCCACTCAGACAGGAAACAAATCTTGCCAACTTCTCCTACCGTTTCTCTATGTACAACATCAACG AAGCCATTAACCAAGGTGAGACAGTGGACCTGGACGCCCTCATGGCTGACCTGTGTTCAATAGAACAAGAGCTCAGCACTATTGGCAAACCCATGAGCAAGACCTCAGATGGCAAATCTAGACAAAGACCCACAGGCCGCTCGGCCAGCACCAAAAACACCGGAGGGGGCAGCAGCGGAGGAAGCACCAGCAGCAGCACCAGAGCTTCTCCTGCTTCCACCGTACGCGCTGGCAGCAGCCAATCACGACCCCTGGCCTCCAACATCTCCCTGGATGACATCACCGCTCAGCTAGAAAGGGCCTCCCTGAGCATGGACGAGGCAGCAAGGCAGACTTCTCAATCATCCtcgtcatcctcctcctcatatTCATCTGCAACTCTGTCTCACCCGACTTCTCACACACATCATCGCCGCACAGGATCGGTTGGTACGGTCAGTGACCAGGAAGTGCACTCGATCGGTCATTCATCCAGGTCGAGCATCAATTCTGCCTCGGCATCCAGCATGGACTCACTGGACATCCGAGGGCAGGAGACTGAGGTGCAGTCACAGAATCAGAACCAAAGCCAGACTAGCACAGag CACTCGTATCTGGACAGGGAGACCTCTCTGATTCTGAAAAACATTGCAGGAAAACCCTCTCACCTGCTGACCAAG GAGGAGCAGGCGGCCAAAGCGAAGGCTGAGAAAATCCGTGTGGCACTAGAGAAAATTAAAGAAGCCCAGGTGAAAAAG CTGGTGATACGTGTACACATGTCAGATGAGAGCTCAAAGACCATGATGGTGGATGAGAGGCAGACGGTCAGGCAGGTGCTGGACAGTCTGCTGGATAAATCTCACTGTGGTTACAGTCCAGACTGGGCTCTGGTTGAAACCATCCCTGAGCTACAGATGG agagaATTTTTGAAGACCATGAGAACCTGGTGGAGAACTTGCTCAACTGGACCAGAGACAGCCAAAACAAACTCATGTTCATTGAACGGATTGAAAAGTATGCACTTTTCAAAAATCCACAG AACTATTTACTTGGGAGGAAGGAGTCCTCTGAGATGGCAGACAGAAACAAGGAGGCATTGCTTGAG GAATGTTTTTGTGGAAGCTCAGTGTCTGTTCCTGAAATCGAGGGAGTGTTGTGGTTGAAGGAGGATGGCAAAAAGTCTTGGAAGAAGCGCTACTTTCTTCTGAGGGCATCTGGCATCTATTTTGTGCCAAAGGGCAAAGCCAAG GCTTCAAGGGATTTGGTGTGCTTCCTGCAGTTGGACcatgttaatgtttattatgGTCAGGAATACCGGAGCAAGTTCAAGGCCCCCACTGACTACTGCCTGGTCCTCAAG CACCCTCAGATCCAGAAGAAGTCACAGTATATCAAATACTTATGCTGTGATGATGTCAGAACTCTACACCAATGGGTCAATGGCATTCGTATTGCTAAG tatgGGAAGCAATTGTATGTGAACTATCAGGAAGCCATGAAGCGCACTGAGGCTGCCTATGACTGGTCTTCTCTCTCCAGCACCAGCATCAAGTCAGAAACAAGCTCAGTCAGTATACCTG AGTCACAGTCACACTCCAGCCAGGCAGACAGTGGTATGTCAGATGGTACTTCATCCTCCCATGCCCGCTCCCAGAGTGTAGTCAGTTCAATCTTCTCTGAGGCATGGAAGAGAGGGACTCAAATAGAGGAGAGCACAAGG ACAAGGCCAGAATCAATCCGTTCTACCCATTCAAGCCATAGCAGCCATTCTTCTCATCGTGTGCCTCAACAGCAGCTTTCACACCCACAGCAACAGTCACATCCATATTCAGTTCCACTGTCACATGGAAGTGTCAATCAGGCACAGACACAGGCACAAGTACCACCCCAGGCAACTCCAGCCCCACAACCACCTACTCCACCACCCCCTCCACCCCCTCCTCCAATTTCCAATATCCCCCACCATGCCACACCTACAGTGTTCGCCAAATACAGCACAATCACTCGGCTTCAGAATGCCACTGAGGCCACAATTCACCACAAGCCTCAGACTGTAGTACAGCAGCAAGTGCCACCTGTCCCACTGGCCTCCAAACCACAATCAAACAATGTTCCACCAGGGGCTAATATCCCAccccctcctcctccacctccacctgccCCAATGCCTCCACCTGGATCAGCTATGGCTGTTTTGAAACTTGGTCCTCCAGCCCCAGCAACAGTTCTTCAGTCCTACCCTCCTCCTTCCCCCTCATCTCCACCACCTCCTTCTCCCATAATGCCCATGCAGACACAGCCTCTACCACTTTCACCTCCCATTATGCCAATGCAAACACAGCCTTTACCACCTCCTCCTCCCATAATGCCTGTGCAGTCACAGCCTTTACCACCTCCTCCTCCCATAATGTCCTTGCAGTCACAGCCTTTACCACCTCCTCCTTCCATAATGTCCTTGCAGTCACAGCCTTTACCACCTCCTCCTCCCATAATGCCTGTGCAGTCACAGCCTTTACCACCTCCTCCTCCCATAATGCCTGTGCATTCACAGCCTTTACCACCTCCTCCTCCCATAATGCCTGTGCAGTCACAGCCTTTACCACCTCCTCCTCCCATAATGCCTGTGCATTCACAGCCTTTACCACCTCCTCCGTCCATAATGCCTGTGCAGTCACAGCCTTTACCATCTCCTCAACCCTTAGTGCCAATCCAGTCACAACCCCTGCCACCTCCTCAACCCATAGTGCCAATCCAGTCACAGCCATTCCCACCTCCTCCACCCCCTCTGCAGGCTAATGGCCTTTCCCCTCCTCCGCCTCCCTTTACAGTACAGGCAACTTTCATATCCAATGGACACAATCAGGTCCTTGCCCACAAATTTCCCAGTGTACCCCAGGATGTAATACCACCAGCCAATCAGATCCATtatcctccacctccaccaccgCCACCGTCAGCACCTACACTCCCTCCTCAACAGCATGCAGCTCCAAATCCACCACCACCgcctcctcctccaccacctccaTCAGCTACTATGCAGCTGCCGATTCATCCTGCAGTTATGCCCAAAACTTTCACTGGTGGATTTCCACCCCTGACAGCACCAAAACCTTCGTATGGCATTCTTCCAGCATCCCCAGTGGCTCCATCACCTCAAACTCCAGTACCACCACCTCCcccaccaccacctcctcctctACCTAATGCACCACTGAAGAACCAACCCCCACCTACACTACCCAAGCAACACAGCATCTCCAAGACACGCCAAACCTCTTCAGTGCCATCTCTGGTTAAGCAGCTTGCTAGCCAGTTTCCTGTTGCATCTCCTGCAACGACCAATCAAACTGAGTCTCAAAGTCACAAAGCTCCCCAGTCCCCACCTGCAGTGAAGGCTAAACCAAAATGGCAGGCTGTAGGTCAAGGCCAGCAGCAACAGAGGTCACCTGAATTTCCACTGCCGCCTCCAGAGAGTACCCTTGTCTTTCCTTCACCTGCAACTCCgacaccaccacctcctcctcctcttcctatGTCAGGCTCCCCTATCAGGAAATCCCCCTCTGGCTCATCTGCAGGGGTCAAGAAACCTCCACTGCCTCCTCCAGAAAGTACCCTTGCTTTTCCTTCACCCCCAACTCCgccaccaccacctcctcctcctcctcctcttcctatGTCAGGCTCCACTATCAGGAAATCCCCCTCTGGCTCATCTGCAGGGGTCAAGAAACCTCCACCGACTCCTCAACGCAACATCAGTGCAAAGTACAATGCCTCTGTGGACAACCAGGAGTCCTGCAGGAACTTGGTGAGCAAGTTTAACCCCAGTTCTGCTTCATCTACAACAACCTCTAATAGCTCAACCTCCAAGGATCTTTCCACAAGTCCCCGTGCACCCCCCAAACCAGGGAAGCTCAATCTGGCAAATCTTCCTTTGGTTTTGCAGAATAAATTGAATCAGAACCACCAATCAACTGCAGACTTCCCATCCCCTCCACCCCCAGAAAATGACATCTTCCCCCCTCCCCCACAGGAGTCTGACCTTCCTCCACCACCACCCCTTCCAGGTGATCCAAATGGTT
- the LOC128015489 gene encoding ras-associated and pleckstrin homology domains-containing protein 1 isoform X1 translates to MEQVSDEELDHAAEEDSDKEDQDLDQMFGTWLGELDKLTQSLDDGRPEKMQKAPLRQETNLANFSYRFSMYNINEAINQGETVDLDALMADLCSIEQELSTIGKPMSKTSDGKSRQRPTGRSASTKNTGGGSSGGSTSSSTRASPASTVRAGSSQSRPLASNISLDDITAQLERASLSMDEAARQTSQSSSSSSSSYSSATLSHPTSHTHHRRTGSVGTVSDQEVHSIGHSSRSSINSASASSMDSLDIRGQETEVQSQNQNQSQTSTEHVSLRRANGKATRRHLDFTSQEGEVDQSTHSYLDRETSLILKNIAGKPSHLLTKEEQAAKAKAEKIRVALEKIKEAQVKKLVIRVHMSDESSKTMMVDERQTVRQVLDSLLDKSHCGYSPDWALVETIPELQMERIFEDHENLVENLLNWTRDSQNKLMFIERIEKYALFKNPQNYLLGRKESSEMADRNKEALLEECFCGSSVSVPEIEGVLWLKEDGKKSWKKRYFLLRASGIYFVPKGKAKASRDLVCFLQLDHVNVYYGQEYRSKFKAPTDYCLVLKHPQIQKKSQYIKYLCCDDVRTLHQWVNGIRIAKYGKQLYVNYQEAMKRTEAAYDWSSLSSTSIKSETSSVSIPESQSHSSQADSGMSDGTSSSHARSQSVVSSIFSEAWKRGTQIEESTRTRPESIRSTHSSHSSHSSHRVPQQQLSHPQQQSHPYSVPLSHGSVNQAQTQAQVPPQATPAPQPPTPPPPPPPPPISNIPHHATPTVFAKYSTITRLQNATEATIHHKPQTVVQQQVPPVPLASKPQSNNVPPGANIPPPPPPPPPAPMPPPGSAMAVLKLGPPAPATVLQSYPPPSPSSPPPPSPIMPMQTQPLPLSPPIMPMQTQPLPPPPPIMPVQSQPLPPPPPIMSLQSQPLPPPPSIMSLQSQPLPPPPPIMPVQSQPLPPPPPIMPVHSQPLPPPPPIMPVQSQPLPPPPPIMPVHSQPLPPPPSIMPVQSQPLPSPQPLVPIQSQPLPPPQPIVPIQSQPFPPPPPPLQANGLSPPPPPFTVQATFISNGHNQVLAHKFPSVPQDVIPPANQIHYPPPPPPPPSAPTLPPQQHAAPNPPPPPPPPPPPSATMQLPIHPAVMPKTFTGGFPPLTAPKPSYGILPASPVAPSPQTPVPPPPPPPPPPLPNAPLKNQPPPTLPKQHSISKTRQTSSVPSLVKQLASQFPVASPATTNQTESQSHKAPQSPPAVKAKPKWQAVGQGQQQQRSPEFPLPPPESTLVFPSPATPTPPPPPPLPMSGSPIRKSPSGSSAGVKKPPLPPPESTLAFPSPPTPPPPPPPPPPLPMSGSTIRKSPSGSSAGVKKPPPTPQRNISAKYNASVDNQESCRNLVSKFNPSSASSTTTSNSSTSKDLSTSPRAPPKPGKLNLANLPLVLQNKLNQNHQSTADFPSPPPPENDIFPPPPQESDLPPPPPLPGDPNGLSPKVAVVNPQPQSTWGKSSMKKTQPQASVHCNNTFRQSPSLSPPSIQGGPVPPSSKGTTQPNFFEDLNKTLKRKSLRVSGDKVDPLTTMDDMALPPPPPELLHDQLRHSGSGFMSGNISGYATLRRGPPPAPPKRDHSTKLTN, encoded by the exons ATGGAGCAGGTATCAGATGAAGAGTTGGACCATGCTGCTGAGGAAGACAGTGATAAGGAGGACCAGGATCTGGACCAGATGTTTGGCACCTGGTTGGGAGAACTGGACAAACTCACACAG AGTTTGGATGATGGGCGTCCAGAGAAAATGCAGAAAGCTCCACTCAGACAGGAAACAAATCTTGCCAACTTCTCCTACCGTTTCTCTATGTACAACATCAACG AAGCCATTAACCAAGGTGAGACAGTGGACCTGGACGCCCTCATGGCTGACCTGTGTTCAATAGAACAAGAGCTCAGCACTATTGGCAAACCCATGAGCAAGACCTCAGATGGCAAATCTAGACAAAGACCCACAGGCCGCTCGGCCAGCACCAAAAACACCGGAGGGGGCAGCAGCGGAGGAAGCACCAGCAGCAGCACCAGAGCTTCTCCTGCTTCCACCGTACGCGCTGGCAGCAGCCAATCACGACCCCTGGCCTCCAACATCTCCCTGGATGACATCACCGCTCAGCTAGAAAGGGCCTCCCTGAGCATGGACGAGGCAGCAAGGCAGACTTCTCAATCATCCtcgtcatcctcctcctcatatTCATCTGCAACTCTGTCTCACCCGACTTCTCACACACATCATCGCCGCACAGGATCGGTTGGTACGGTCAGTGACCAGGAAGTGCACTCGATCGGTCATTCATCCAGGTCGAGCATCAATTCTGCCTCGGCATCCAGCATGGACTCACTGGACATCCGAGGGCAGGAGACTGAGGTGCAGTCACAGAATCAGAACCAAAGCCAGACTAGCACAGag CATGTCTCACTGCGAAGGGCCAATGGTAAAGCTACCAGACGGCATCTTGACTTCACCTCACAGGAGGGGGAGGTGGATCAAAGTACT CACTCGTATCTGGACAGGGAGACCTCTCTGATTCTGAAAAACATTGCAGGAAAACCCTCTCACCTGCTGACCAAG GAGGAGCAGGCGGCCAAAGCGAAGGCTGAGAAAATCCGTGTGGCACTAGAGAAAATTAAAGAAGCCCAGGTGAAAAAG CTGGTGATACGTGTACACATGTCAGATGAGAGCTCAAAGACCATGATGGTGGATGAGAGGCAGACGGTCAGGCAGGTGCTGGACAGTCTGCTGGATAAATCTCACTGTGGTTACAGTCCAGACTGGGCTCTGGTTGAAACCATCCCTGAGCTACAGATGG agagaATTTTTGAAGACCATGAGAACCTGGTGGAGAACTTGCTCAACTGGACCAGAGACAGCCAAAACAAACTCATGTTCATTGAACGGATTGAAAAGTATGCACTTTTCAAAAATCCACAG AACTATTTACTTGGGAGGAAGGAGTCCTCTGAGATGGCAGACAGAAACAAGGAGGCATTGCTTGAG GAATGTTTTTGTGGAAGCTCAGTGTCTGTTCCTGAAATCGAGGGAGTGTTGTGGTTGAAGGAGGATGGCAAAAAGTCTTGGAAGAAGCGCTACTTTCTTCTGAGGGCATCTGGCATCTATTTTGTGCCAAAGGGCAAAGCCAAG GCTTCAAGGGATTTGGTGTGCTTCCTGCAGTTGGACcatgttaatgtttattatgGTCAGGAATACCGGAGCAAGTTCAAGGCCCCCACTGACTACTGCCTGGTCCTCAAG CACCCTCAGATCCAGAAGAAGTCACAGTATATCAAATACTTATGCTGTGATGATGTCAGAACTCTACACCAATGGGTCAATGGCATTCGTATTGCTAAG tatgGGAAGCAATTGTATGTGAACTATCAGGAAGCCATGAAGCGCACTGAGGCTGCCTATGACTGGTCTTCTCTCTCCAGCACCAGCATCAAGTCAGAAACAAGCTCAGTCAGTATACCTG AGTCACAGTCACACTCCAGCCAGGCAGACAGTGGTATGTCAGATGGTACTTCATCCTCCCATGCCCGCTCCCAGAGTGTAGTCAGTTCAATCTTCTCTGAGGCATGGAAGAGAGGGACTCAAATAGAGGAGAGCACAAGG ACAAGGCCAGAATCAATCCGTTCTACCCATTCAAGCCATAGCAGCCATTCTTCTCATCGTGTGCCTCAACAGCAGCTTTCACACCCACAGCAACAGTCACATCCATATTCAGTTCCACTGTCACATGGAAGTGTCAATCAGGCACAGACACAGGCACAAGTACCACCCCAGGCAACTCCAGCCCCACAACCACCTACTCCACCACCCCCTCCACCCCCTCCTCCAATTTCCAATATCCCCCACCATGCCACACCTACAGTGTTCGCCAAATACAGCACAATCACTCGGCTTCAGAATGCCACTGAGGCCACAATTCACCACAAGCCTCAGACTGTAGTACAGCAGCAAGTGCCACCTGTCCCACTGGCCTCCAAACCACAATCAAACAATGTTCCACCAGGGGCTAATATCCCAccccctcctcctccacctccacctgccCCAATGCCTCCACCTGGATCAGCTATGGCTGTTTTGAAACTTGGTCCTCCAGCCCCAGCAACAGTTCTTCAGTCCTACCCTCCTCCTTCCCCCTCATCTCCACCACCTCCTTCTCCCATAATGCCCATGCAGACACAGCCTCTACCACTTTCACCTCCCATTATGCCAATGCAAACACAGCCTTTACCACCTCCTCCTCCCATAATGCCTGTGCAGTCACAGCCTTTACCACCTCCTCCTCCCATAATGTCCTTGCAGTCACAGCCTTTACCACCTCCTCCTTCCATAATGTCCTTGCAGTCACAGCCTTTACCACCTCCTCCTCCCATAATGCCTGTGCAGTCACAGCCTTTACCACCTCCTCCTCCCATAATGCCTGTGCATTCACAGCCTTTACCACCTCCTCCTCCCATAATGCCTGTGCAGTCACAGCCTTTACCACCTCCTCCTCCCATAATGCCTGTGCATTCACAGCCTTTACCACCTCCTCCGTCCATAATGCCTGTGCAGTCACAGCCTTTACCATCTCCTCAACCCTTAGTGCCAATCCAGTCACAACCCCTGCCACCTCCTCAACCCATAGTGCCAATCCAGTCACAGCCATTCCCACCTCCTCCACCCCCTCTGCAGGCTAATGGCCTTTCCCCTCCTCCGCCTCCCTTTACAGTACAGGCAACTTTCATATCCAATGGACACAATCAGGTCCTTGCCCACAAATTTCCCAGTGTACCCCAGGATGTAATACCACCAGCCAATCAGATCCATtatcctccacctccaccaccgCCACCGTCAGCACCTACACTCCCTCCTCAACAGCATGCAGCTCCAAATCCACCACCACCgcctcctcctccaccacctccaTCAGCTACTATGCAGCTGCCGATTCATCCTGCAGTTATGCCCAAAACTTTCACTGGTGGATTTCCACCCCTGACAGCACCAAAACCTTCGTATGGCATTCTTCCAGCATCCCCAGTGGCTCCATCACCTCAAACTCCAGTACCACCACCTCCcccaccaccacctcctcctctACCTAATGCACCACTGAAGAACCAACCCCCACCTACACTACCCAAGCAACACAGCATCTCCAAGACACGCCAAACCTCTTCAGTGCCATCTCTGGTTAAGCAGCTTGCTAGCCAGTTTCCTGTTGCATCTCCTGCAACGACCAATCAAACTGAGTCTCAAAGTCACAAAGCTCCCCAGTCCCCACCTGCAGTGAAGGCTAAACCAAAATGGCAGGCTGTAGGTCAAGGCCAGCAGCAACAGAGGTCACCTGAATTTCCACTGCCGCCTCCAGAGAGTACCCTTGTCTTTCCTTCACCTGCAACTCCgacaccaccacctcctcctcctcttcctatGTCAGGCTCCCCTATCAGGAAATCCCCCTCTGGCTCATCTGCAGGGGTCAAGAAACCTCCACTGCCTCCTCCAGAAAGTACCCTTGCTTTTCCTTCACCCCCAACTCCgccaccaccacctcctcctcctcctcctcttcctatGTCAGGCTCCACTATCAGGAAATCCCCCTCTGGCTCATCTGCAGGGGTCAAGAAACCTCCACCGACTCCTCAACGCAACATCAGTGCAAAGTACAATGCCTCTGTGGACAACCAGGAGTCCTGCAGGAACTTGGTGAGCAAGTTTAACCCCAGTTCTGCTTCATCTACAACAACCTCTAATAGCTCAACCTCCAAGGATCTTTCCACAAGTCCCCGTGCACCCCCCAAACCAGGGAAGCTCAATCTGGCAAATCTTCCTTTGGTTTTGCAGAATAAATTGAATCAGAACCACCAATCAACTGCAGACTTCCCATCCCCTCCACCCCCAGAAAATGACATCTTCCCCCCTCCCCCACAGGAGTCTGACCTTCCTCCACCACCACCCCTTCCAGGTGATCCAAATGGTT